From Pseudomonas putida, one genomic window encodes:
- a CDS encoding methylenetetrahydrofolate reductase C-terminal domain-containing protein encodes MSLLKSALRDKTFVCVMEFVPKPSAERFAAMEAIMARGHLCGWPMTVAIGDRVGSPLDLSPLDALSSFSKPVPALPHFSGKDRERHDLLAQLKSMDAAGLDQMLLLTGDRLPGHQPGERPVRYLESVAALQIAREACPHWLLGAALNPFKYREEEGGAQYLKAQKKLAAGADFLTLQLGFDASKHLEAMQWMGRQADPKPLLACLMSLSHGRAAMLEHVAGVTVSPSMRDMLEAEAAVSKAYAQARSVDRLALQIIGVKSIGYAGVHLSGVHELEQLLALEARIQDWQARIHSQAQWATAWAESWQMPGLPAVTFHPPQAAWRQGQSQVSATAREKLRYHLLHGFHALLFSRNNWLSKAFGWAVRRPLWASDNGTRWLHSLERSVKRPLLGCDTCGRCRLEDTLYVCPETCPKGLANGPCGGTALNRCEFGDRECIHSVKYRIAKAVQQTEVLAERLIPCIEVHTRHRSSWPQWFAPQAPGRLSPRPKLRNPPESSPQAVHRQ; translated from the coding sequence ATGAGCCTGCTTAAATCGGCGCTGCGCGATAAAACCTTCGTCTGCGTCATGGAATTCGTGCCCAAGCCGTCGGCCGAACGCTTCGCTGCGATGGAGGCGATCATGGCCCGTGGGCACTTGTGCGGCTGGCCAATGACCGTGGCCATCGGCGACCGTGTCGGTAGCCCGCTGGACCTCTCGCCATTGGACGCCCTGTCCAGCTTCAGTAAACCGGTCCCTGCCCTGCCGCACTTTTCCGGCAAGGACCGTGAACGCCATGACCTGCTCGCGCAACTGAAAAGCATGGACGCCGCCGGTCTCGACCAAATGCTGCTACTGACCGGCGATCGCCTGCCCGGCCACCAGCCAGGCGAGCGCCCAGTGCGCTATCTGGAGTCGGTCGCCGCACTACAAATTGCACGCGAGGCCTGCCCCCACTGGCTGCTGGGGGCTGCACTCAACCCCTTCAAATACCGTGAGGAAGAAGGCGGTGCGCAGTACCTCAAGGCGCAGAAGAAGCTCGCTGCGGGCGCCGACTTCCTCACCCTGCAATTGGGTTTCGATGCCAGCAAGCATCTGGAGGCCATGCAGTGGATGGGCCGTCAGGCCGACCCCAAGCCTCTGCTGGCCTGCCTGATGAGCCTGAGCCATGGCCGTGCCGCGATGCTCGAACATGTCGCCGGCGTTACCGTCTCGCCGTCGATGCGCGACATGCTCGAGGCCGAAGCGGCCGTCTCCAAAGCCTATGCCCAGGCACGCAGCGTCGATCGCCTGGCCTTGCAGATCATTGGCGTAAAGTCGATTGGGTATGCCGGGGTGCACCTTTCCGGGGTTCATGAGCTCGAGCAACTGCTCGCCCTTGAGGCGCGTATCCAGGACTGGCAAGCACGTATCCATTCACAGGCACAGTGGGCAACGGCCTGGGCCGAGAGCTGGCAGATGCCAGGCCTGCCGGCGGTGACCTTCCACCCACCACAAGCAGCCTGGCGCCAAGGCCAGTCGCAGGTCAGCGCAACGGCCAGGGAGAAACTGCGTTATCACCTGTTGCATGGGTTTCATGCCCTGTTGTTCAGCCGTAACAACTGGCTGAGCAAGGCCTTTGGCTGGGCCGTGCGCCGGCCGCTGTGGGCCAGCGACAACGGCACCCGCTGGCTGCACAGCCTGGAACGCAGCGTGAAGCGCCCGTTGCTGGGCTGCGACACCTGTGGCCGGTGCCGCCTGGAAGACACGTTGTACGTCTGCCCTGAAACCTGCCCCAAGGGCCTGGCCAATGGCCCCTGTGGCGGTACTGCGTTGAACCGCTGCGAATTCGGCGACCGCGAGTGCATCCACAGCGTCAAATATCGCATTGCCAAAGCCGTGCAGCAGACCGAGGTGCTCGCCGAGCGGCTGATCCCCTGCATCGAGGTACACACGCGTCACCGCAGTTCATGGCCGCAGTGGTTCGCCCCCCAGGCGCCTGGCCGGCTCAGCCCGCGGCCAAAGCTTCGAAACCCGCCCGAATCTTCGCCTCAGGCAGTTCATCGGCAATGA
- a CDS encoding acetyl-CoA C-acetyltransferase gives MNDVVIVAATRTAIGSFQGALANVPAVDLGAAVIKRLLEQTGLDPAQVDEVILGQVLTAGAGQNPARQAAIKAGLPFSVPALTLNKVCGSGLKALHLAAQAIRCGDAEVVIAGGQENMSLAPYVMPSVRTGQRMGHGQLVDSMISDGLWDAFNDYHMGITAENLVEKYGISREQQDAFAAQSQRKAVAAIDAGRFKDEITPIVMPQKKGDPKVFDRDEQPRPDTTADSLAKLRPAFKKDGSVTAGNASSLNDGAAAVLLMSAGKANALGLPVLARIASYASAGVDPAIMGIGPVSATQRCLEKAGWQLGELDLIEANEAFAAQALAVGKALEWDAERVNVNGGAIALGHPIGASGCRVLVTLLHEMIKRDVRKGLATLCIGGGQGVALAIER, from the coding sequence ATGAACGATGTGGTCATCGTCGCCGCAACCCGTACCGCCATCGGCAGCTTCCAGGGGGCTCTGGCCAACGTGCCTGCAGTAGACCTGGGCGCTGCCGTGATCAAGCGCCTGCTGGAGCAGACCGGCCTGGACCCGGCTCAGGTCGATGAGGTGATCCTCGGCCAGGTACTCACCGCCGGCGCCGGGCAAAACCCCGCACGCCAGGCCGCGATCAAGGCCGGCCTGCCCTTCAGCGTGCCGGCACTGACCCTGAACAAAGTCTGCGGCTCGGGCCTGAAGGCCTTGCACCTGGCAGCCCAGGCCATCCGTTGTGGTGACGCCGAGGTAGTGATCGCCGGAGGCCAGGAAAACATGAGCCTGGCCCCCTACGTGATGCCGTCGGTGCGTACCGGCCAGCGCATGGGCCATGGCCAGTTGGTCGACAGCATGATCAGTGACGGGCTGTGGGATGCTTTCAACGATTACCACATGGGCATTACGGCCGAGAACCTGGTGGAAAAGTACGGTATCAGCCGTGAACAGCAGGATGCGTTCGCTGCCCAGTCGCAGCGCAAGGCGGTGGCTGCCATCGATGCCGGCCGCTTCAAGGACGAGATCACACCCATTGTGATGCCGCAGAAAAAAGGTGACCCCAAGGTCTTCGATCGTGACGAGCAGCCACGCCCTGACACCACCGCCGATTCCTTGGCCAAGCTGCGCCCGGCCTTCAAGAAAGACGGCAGCGTCACCGCTGGCAACGCTTCCAGCCTCAACGACGGCGCTGCTGCGGTGCTGCTGATGAGTGCAGGCAAGGCCAACGCCCTTGGCCTGCCGGTATTGGCCAGGATTGCCAGCTACGCCAGTGCCGGGGTCGACCCGGCGATCATGGGTATTGGCCCTGTGTCAGCGACCCAGCGCTGCCTGGAGAAGGCTGGGTGGCAATTGGGCGAGCTTGACCTGATCGAGGCCAACGAAGCTTTCGCTGCACAGGCGCTGGCGGTGGGCAAGGCGCTGGAGTGGGATGCCGAGCGGGTCAACGTCAACGGCGGGGCGATTGCCCTTGGCCATCCGATCGGTGCTTCGGGGTGCCGGGTGCTGGTGACCTTGCTGCATGAAATGATCAAGCGCGACGTCAGGAAGGGGTTGGCCACGCTGTGCATCGGTGGCGGCCAGGGGGTCGCTTTAGCGATCGAGCGTTGA
- the fabV gene encoding enoyl-ACP reductase FabV, protein MAIIHPKVRGFICTTTHPKGCELNVRDQIEATRKLGVREDGPKKVLVIGASSGYGLAARITAAFGFKADTLGVFFEKPGTETKAGTAGWYNAAAFDKFAKAEGLYSKSINGDAFSDEARAKVIELIKNEMGGQVDLVIYSLASPVRKLPQTGEVIRSALKPIGQPYKSTAIDTNKDTIIEASIEPATEQEIADTVTVMGGQDWELWIDALNAAGVLAPQARTVAFSYIGSDITWPIYWHGALGKAKQDLDETAQRLAGKVGGSANVAVLKSVVTQASSAIPVMPLYLSMVFKIMQEKGVHEGTQDQLDRMFRDRMYRADGAPAELDEKGRLRLDDWELREDVQGACKDLWPQVTTENLFELTDYAGYKKQFLNLFGFERADVNYDEDVATEVKFDCVEL, encoded by the coding sequence TTGGCCATCATTCATCCTAAGGTTCGCGGTTTCATCTGCACCACGACCCACCCCAAGGGCTGCGAGCTGAACGTCCGTGACCAGATCGAAGCCACCCGCAAGCTGGGCGTGCGCGAGGATGGCCCGAAGAAGGTCCTGGTCATTGGTGCATCCAGCGGCTACGGCCTGGCGGCACGCATTACCGCAGCCTTCGGCTTCAAGGCCGATACGCTGGGCGTATTCTTCGAGAAGCCAGGCACCGAGACCAAGGCTGGCACTGCCGGCTGGTACAACGCTGCTGCCTTCGACAAGTTCGCCAAGGCCGAGGGCCTGTACAGCAAGTCGATCAACGGTGACGCTTTTTCCGATGAAGCACGCGCCAAGGTCATCGAGCTGATCAAGAACGAAATGGGCGGTCAGGTCGACCTGGTCATCTACTCCCTGGCCTCGCCCGTGCGCAAGCTGCCGCAGACCGGCGAAGTGATCCGCTCCGCCCTCAAGCCGATCGGCCAGCCGTACAAGTCGACCGCCATCGACACCAACAAGGACACCATCATCGAGGCCAGCATCGAGCCGGCCACCGAGCAGGAAATCGCAGACACCGTCACCGTCATGGGTGGCCAGGACTGGGAGCTGTGGATCGATGCCCTGAACGCCGCTGGCGTGCTGGCGCCACAGGCTCGCACCGTAGCCTTCAGCTACATCGGTAGCGACATCACCTGGCCGATCTACTGGCACGGCGCCCTGGGCAAGGCCAAGCAGGACCTGGACGAAACCGCCCAGCGCCTGGCCGGCAAGGTCGGTGGCAGCGCCAACGTGGCGGTGCTCAAGTCGGTGGTCACCCAGGCCAGTTCGGCCATTCCGGTGATGCCGCTGTACCTGTCGATGGTCTTCAAGATCATGCAGGAGAAGGGCGTTCACGAGGGCACCCAGGACCAGCTGGACCGCATGTTCCGTGACCGTATGTACCGTGCTGACGGCGCCCCGGCGGAGCTGGACGAGAAGGGCCGCCTGCGCCTGGACGACTGGGAACTGCGCGAAGACGTGCAGGGCGCCTGCAAGGACCTGTGGCCGCAAGTGACCACCGAGAACCTGTTCGAACTGACCGACTACGCTGGTTACAAGAAGCAGTTCCTCAACCTGTTCGGTTTCGAGCGCGCTGACGTCAACTACGACGAAGATGTGGCCACCGAGGTGAAGTTCGACTGCGTCGAGCTGTAA
- a CDS encoding alpha/beta fold hydrolase has protein sequence MSSLTQPATPFRQTTADGYSLGGFCWRHAQANPQRPLVIINAATSVRCRYYTRFADYLFAQGCDVLTYDYRGIGESRPPSLRGFQASWSDWGRLDFEAMLVHATQAFPCQPVDVVGHSFGGCAVGLAPSAERIRRVVMVGAQFAYWRDYAADQRWRLFGKWHVAMPLLTRVFGYFPGKRLGWMEDTPAGVVQDWTTATARYEQRPSGRQLQHVPFVQVRAATLAISLTDDPFGTVAATQRLLDYLQGAERRHLRIAPADIAVEEIGHFAFFHDRFRESLWPIALAWVQRGGLPAGGPGQVIS, from the coding sequence ATGAGCAGCCTCACCCAGCCGGCCACGCCTTTTCGCCAGACCACAGCCGACGGCTACAGCCTTGGTGGTTTCTGCTGGCGCCACGCCCAAGCCAATCCTCAGCGCCCGCTGGTGATCATCAACGCCGCCACGTCCGTGCGCTGCCGCTACTACACCCGCTTTGCCGATTACCTGTTCGCCCAAGGCTGCGATGTGTTGACCTACGACTACCGCGGCATCGGCGAATCCCGGCCGCCTTCCTTGCGTGGGTTCCAGGCCTCCTGGAGCGACTGGGGCAGGCTGGATTTCGAAGCGATGCTGGTACACGCCACCCAGGCATTTCCCTGCCAGCCGGTGGATGTCGTGGGGCACAGCTTCGGTGGTTGCGCCGTGGGGCTGGCGCCGTCTGCCGAGCGGATCAGGCGGGTGGTGATGGTTGGGGCGCAGTTCGCCTACTGGCGCGACTACGCAGCCGATCAGCGATGGCGGCTGTTTGGCAAGTGGCACGTGGCGATGCCCTTGCTGACCCGCGTGTTCGGTTACTTCCCCGGCAAGCGCCTGGGCTGGATGGAAGACACGCCCGCAGGTGTGGTGCAGGACTGGACTACCGCTACTGCACGCTACGAGCAAAGGCCCAGCGGGCGCCAGTTGCAGCATGTGCCGTTTGTTCAGGTGCGGGCTGCAACCTTGGCGATCAGCCTGACCGATGACCCGTTCGGCACGGTGGCCGCTACGCAGCGGTTGCTAGATTATCTGCAGGGCGCAGAGCGTCGGCATCTGCGGATCGCCCCTGCGGATATCGCGGTCGAGGAGATTGGTCACTTCGCGTTCTTCCATGACCGGTTCCGCGAGAGCCTGTGGCCGATAGCGCTGGCGTGGGTGCAGCGCGGCGGGTTGCCGGCCGGTGGGCCGGGGCAGGTGATCAGCTGA
- a CDS encoding HopJ type III effector protein → MTDLNTLRASLASGEHAFADTLAFIAANYSYQPQAFTNGGVENAAGQNEGSCKTLGLALLEGLSDQEALLAFGEHYRDVVATPQGTDHGNIRALMSHGLAGVKFTALPLSRNA, encoded by the coding sequence GTGACTGATCTGAACACCCTGCGCGCCAGCCTGGCCAGCGGCGAACACGCCTTTGCCGACACCCTGGCGTTCATCGCCGCCAATTACAGCTACCAACCACAGGCCTTCACCAACGGCGGCGTGGAAAACGCCGCCGGGCAGAACGAAGGCTCGTGCAAGACGCTGGGCCTGGCCCTGCTGGAGGGCCTGAGCGACCAGGAGGCGTTGCTGGCCTTCGGCGAACACTACCGCGACGTGGTGGCCACGCCCCAAGGCACCGACCATGGCAACATCCGTGCGCTGATGTCGCATGGCCTGGCGGGGGTGAAGTTCACCGCGCTGCCGCTTTCGCGCAACGCCTGA
- a CDS encoding DUF1244 domain-containing protein: protein MTAQEQLELEAAAFRRLVAHLQNRTDVQNIDLMNLSGFCRNCLSKWYKAAADERQVDISLDDAREAVYGMPYADWKSQYQKEASADQQAAFEKGKPRD, encoded by the coding sequence ATGACTGCGCAAGAACAACTCGAACTCGAGGCCGCCGCCTTCCGGCGCCTGGTCGCACACCTGCAGAACCGCACCGACGTGCAGAACATCGACCTGATGAACCTTTCCGGGTTCTGCCGCAACTGCCTGTCCAAGTGGTACAAGGCCGCGGCCGACGAACGCCAGGTCGACATCAGCCTGGATGACGCCCGTGAAGCGGTGTATGGCATGCCCTACGCCGATTGGAAAAGCCAGTACCAGAAAGAAGCCAGCGCCGACCAGCAAGCGGCGTTTGAAAAAGGAAAACCTCGTGACTGA
- the folM gene encoding dihydromonapterin reductase — MNSPILVTGASQRVGLALALELAEAGHTVVSASRSVQPQPAHPNIVQFQADLCLAAERQALIDYLQQHYDGLRAIIHNASLWLDDGLDNLQTMFRLHVEAPYHLNLALGDLLNKVDKADIIHICDETSSRGSKSHIGYAATKAALQNMVLSFAEKYAPKVHVNGILPGLLILKEGGDEAYRQQTLKKALLEFEPGPGPLIETVKYLLDSQYSTGSQVVINGGRHLKNRMI, encoded by the coding sequence ATGAACAGCCCAATTCTCGTTACCGGAGCCAGCCAGCGCGTCGGGCTGGCCTTGGCCCTCGAGCTGGCAGAGGCCGGCCATACCGTGGTCAGTGCCAGCCGCAGCGTGCAGCCCCAGCCTGCGCACCCGAACATCGTGCAGTTCCAGGCCGACCTTTGCCTGGCGGCCGAACGCCAGGCGCTGATCGACTACCTGCAGCAGCACTACGATGGGCTGCGCGCGATCATCCACAATGCCTCCTTGTGGCTCGACGATGGCCTGGACAACCTGCAGACCATGTTCCGCCTCCACGTCGAGGCGCCCTACCACCTGAACCTGGCGCTGGGTGATTTGCTGAACAAGGTCGACAAGGCCGATATCATCCACATCTGCGACGAAACGTCCTCGCGTGGCAGCAAGAGCCATATCGGCTACGCCGCCACCAAGGCAGCGCTGCAGAACATGGTGCTGTCGTTTGCCGAAAAATATGCGCCCAAAGTGCACGTCAACGGTATCCTGCCCGGGCTGCTGATCCTCAAGGAAGGGGGCGACGAAGCCTATCGCCAGCAAACCCTGAAAAAGGCCCTGCTGGAATTCGAACCCGGCCCAGGCCCGCTGATCGAGACGGTCAAATACCTGCTCGACAGCCAATACAGCACCGGCAGCCAGGTGGTCATCAACGGTGGCCGCCACCTGAAGAATCGCATGATTTGA
- a CDS encoding antibiotic biosynthesis monooxygenase, translating into MSTPPVTLMVSRRAAHGRYQDLLAWLHEGEQLATDFPGYLGSGILAPPRDSDEFQIIFRFSDEPTLHAWEHSASRRAWLQRGNGLFERPKERRVSGIDDWFGSNTVQKPPRWKQAVAIWLAFFPVSLLFNVLFGHWLNALELLPRVMLSTLALTPLMVYLFIPLSTRLLASWLHASPASGAALRSR; encoded by the coding sequence ATGTCTACCCCACCCGTCACCCTGATGGTGTCGCGCCGCGCCGCCCACGGCCGCTACCAGGACCTGCTGGCCTGGCTGCACGAAGGCGAGCAGCTGGCCACCGACTTCCCCGGCTACCTCGGTTCAGGCATCCTCGCGCCGCCCCGCGACAGCGATGAATTCCAGATCATTTTCCGCTTCAGCGACGAGCCCACCCTGCACGCCTGGGAGCATTCGGCGTCACGCCGCGCCTGGCTGCAGCGCGGCAACGGCCTGTTCGAGCGCCCCAAAGAGAGGCGCGTCAGCGGCATCGATGACTGGTTTGGCAGCAATACAGTGCAAAAACCACCCCGTTGGAAACAGGCGGTAGCGATCTGGTTGGCATTCTTTCCCGTGTCGCTGTTGTTCAACGTGCTGTTCGGCCACTGGCTGAACGCACTGGAACTGCTGCCGCGGGTGATGCTCAGCACCTTGGCACTGACGCCACTGATGGTGTACCTGTTCATCCCGCTCTCCACCCGCCTGCTGGCCAGCTGGCTGCATGCTTCGCCTGCCTCAGGCGCCGCTCTGCGCAGCCGCTGA
- a CDS encoding MerR family transcriptional regulator translates to MQIDNQGLTAEVEAGLQHQDLFPIREVSRLTGVNVVTLRAWERRYGLIQPTRTDSGHRLYSLADIDDIRRILGWLERGVAVSKVGSILARDQASAGDAFAADSALRWQAQVREAVQRFDAASLDRLFDQVFACISQDQVFADVFMPVWHDLAAGQGAFGQASEWLFLDQFLRARVFSRLQLTRRQHSRCVLLAPLSGQCLELELLVTGLLLCSDDIGVTLLAPGQPLDELAVVSAKLRPDALVLFSNQAPTAELSKRLSRMAVGLDCPLLLAGEAAELAQESLAGSPVACLGAEVSVMRRRLRQYLAGQLDS, encoded by the coding sequence GTGCAGATCGACAATCAGGGACTTACAGCGGAAGTCGAAGCAGGCCTGCAGCATCAGGACCTGTTCCCCATACGTGAAGTTTCCCGGCTCACCGGGGTCAATGTCGTGACCCTGCGTGCCTGGGAGCGGCGCTATGGGCTGATCCAGCCAACCCGCACCGACAGCGGCCACCGCCTGTATTCGCTGGCGGACATCGACGATATCCGGCGCATCCTCGGGTGGCTCGAGCGCGGCGTGGCGGTCAGCAAGGTAGGCAGTATTCTGGCGCGTGATCAGGCGAGCGCGGGTGACGCGTTCGCAGCCGACTCTGCCCTGCGCTGGCAGGCGCAAGTGCGCGAGGCAGTGCAACGCTTCGATGCCGCAAGCCTTGATCGGTTGTTCGACCAGGTGTTTGCCTGCATCAGCCAGGACCAGGTTTTCGCTGATGTATTCATGCCCGTCTGGCACGACCTGGCGGCGGGGCAAGGTGCGTTCGGCCAGGCCAGCGAGTGGCTGTTCCTCGATCAGTTTTTGCGTGCCCGAGTGTTCTCGCGCCTGCAACTCACGCGTCGGCAGCACAGCCGCTGCGTGCTTCTGGCGCCGCTATCGGGGCAGTGCCTGGAGCTGGAGCTGCTGGTCACCGGCCTGCTGTTGTGCAGCGATGATATCGGCGTGACGCTGTTGGCGCCTGGGCAGCCGCTGGATGAGTTGGCGGTCGTCTCTGCAAAGCTCAGGCCTGACGCTTTGGTGCTGTTCTCCAACCAGGCGCCCACCGCTGAGCTGAGCAAGCGCTTGAGCCGGATGGCTGTTGGGCTTGACTGTCCATTGTTACTGGCGGGGGAGGCTGCCGAATTGGCCCAGGAAAGCCTGGCGGGCAGCCCGGTGGCGTGTTTGGGGGCAGAGGTGAGCGTGATGCGGCGGCGCCTGCGGCAATACCTGGCCGGTCAGCTCGACAGCTGA
- a CDS encoding PAS domain S-box protein, translated as MINAQLLQSMVDASNDGIVVAEQEGDDTILIYVNPAFERLTGYSRDEILYQDCRFLQADDRDQLARARIRKALADGRPCREVLRNYRKDGSGFWNELSITPVTCDADNRTYFIGIQKDVSRQVELERELAQVHVRRDFDERPEPSA; from the coding sequence ATGATCAACGCACAACTGCTGCAATCGATGGTCGATGCGTCCAACGACGGCATCGTGGTAGCCGAACAGGAAGGCGATGACACCATTCTGATCTACGTCAACCCGGCGTTCGAGCGCCTGACCGGCTACAGCCGCGACGAGATCCTTTACCAGGATTGCCGTTTTCTACAGGCCGATGACCGCGACCAGCTTGCCCGTGCACGCATTCGCAAGGCGCTGGCCGACGGCCGCCCCTGCCGCGAGGTACTGCGCAACTACCGCAAGGATGGCAGCGGCTTCTGGAACGAGTTGTCGATTACGCCGGTGACATGCGATGCCGATAACCGCACGTATTTCATCGGCATTCAGAAAGATGTCAGCCGCCAGGTCGAACTGGAGCGTGAACTGGCGCAGGTGCACGTTCGTCGGGATTTCGACGAGCGCCCGGAACCAAGCGCCTAA
- a CDS encoding flavodoxin produces MKIAIISGSVYGTAEEVARHAESLLKAAGHDAWHAARATQQDLEGFAPEALLAVTSTTGMGELPDNLMPLYSSIRDTLPAAWRGLPGAVIALGDSSYGDTYCGGGEQMRELFAELGVREVQPMLTLDASETVTPETDAEPWLATFAQALEA; encoded by the coding sequence ATGAAAATCGCCATTATTTCCGGCTCCGTGTACGGTACTGCCGAAGAAGTTGCCCGTCACGCCGAGTCGCTGCTCAAAGCTGCAGGCCATGACGCCTGGCACGCAGCCCGCGCCACCCAGCAGGATCTCGAAGGCTTTGCCCCAGAAGCCTTGCTGGCAGTGACCTCCACCACCGGCATGGGTGAGCTGCCGGACAATCTCATGCCGCTGTACAGCAGCATCCGCGACACCCTGCCCGCTGCCTGGCGTGGCCTGCCGGGGGCGGTCATCGCGCTGGGCGATTCCAGTTATGGCGATACTTACTGCGGCGGTGGTGAGCAGATGCGAGAGTTGTTCGCCGAACTGGGTGTGCGTGAAGTGCAGCCGATGCTCACGCTCGATGCCAGCGAGACAGTAACTCCGGAGACTGACGCCGAACCGTGGTTGGCGACATTTGCCCAGGCCCTGGAGGCTTGA
- a CDS encoding alpha/beta fold hydrolase encodes MPLAEIPLCVWRTRSQKFSFRGQSISYWTAGQGEPLLLLHGFPTASWDWHYLWAPLAQRFRVIACDMLGFGDSAKPLNHGYSLIEQADLQQALLAHLKVDQPVHLLAHDYGGSVAQELLARHHEQQSADIASCVFLNSGLFPESCRVLLIQKLLLSRLGWLVARSFGRDDLVRNVSQVYGPCTHPSESALDDFWSLIAANSGTRILHKLVGFVTERRLHRERWVGALQRDGVPMRLINGVVDPLSGAQMVERYGQLVPNPDIVQLQGIGHYPHTEAPVQVLRHYLAFREQPLRYVPQKVAWS; translated from the coding sequence ATGCCTTTGGCCGAGATACCATTGTGCGTCTGGCGTACCCGGAGTCAGAAATTTTCATTCCGGGGCCAGAGCATAAGTTACTGGACCGCAGGGCAAGGAGAGCCTCTGCTGCTGTTGCATGGATTCCCGACCGCAAGCTGGGATTGGCATTACCTCTGGGCGCCGCTGGCCCAGCGCTTTCGCGTCATCGCCTGCGACATGCTCGGCTTTGGCGATTCGGCCAAGCCGCTCAACCATGGCTACAGCCTGATCGAACAAGCCGACCTGCAGCAGGCGTTGCTTGCCCACCTCAAGGTCGACCAGCCTGTGCACCTGCTGGCACACGATTACGGCGGCAGTGTGGCCCAGGAGTTGCTGGCGCGGCACCATGAACAGCAGAGTGCGGACATCGCCAGTTGCGTGTTTCTCAACAGCGGTCTGTTCCCTGAAAGCTGCCGGGTACTGTTGATACAGAAACTGCTGCTCAGCCGCCTGGGTTGGCTGGTGGCGCGCTCGTTCGGGCGCGACGACCTGGTGCGCAACGTCAGCCAGGTCTACGGGCCGTGCACTCACCCCAGCGAAAGCGCACTGGATGATTTCTGGAGCCTGATCGCGGCCAACAGCGGCACTCGCATCCTGCACAAGCTGGTAGGTTTCGTGACCGAGCGCAGGCTGCATCGCGAGCGCTGGGTGGGGGCGCTGCAGCGTGACGGCGTGCCCATGCGCTTGATCAACGGTGTGGTCGATCCGCTGAGCGGCGCGCAGATGGTCGAGCGTTACGGACAACTGGTGCCCAACCCGGACATCGTGCAATTGCAAGGCATAGGCCATTACCCGCACACCGAAGCCCCTGTGCAGGTACTGCGCCATTATCTGGCCTTTCGCGAACAGCCGCTGCGCTACGTCCCGCAAAAAGTGGCCTGGTCCTGA
- a CDS encoding SDR family oxidoreductase: MSEPVRLQDRVVIVTGAGGGLGRAHALLFAARGAKVVVNDLGGSTHGEGASASAADRVVEQIRAAGGMAVANHDSVSDGARIVEQALDSFGRVDVLVNNAGILRDKTFHKMDDSDWDQVYRVHVEGAYKVTRAAWPHLREQNWGRVIFTASTSGIYGNFGQANYGMAKLGLYGLTRTLAIEGRKHGVLVNAIAPTGGTRMTEGLIPAQVFERLKPELVSPLVVYLGSEQCQSSGELFEVGGGWIGKVRWERSLGVGFDPREGFSPEQVADSWNQIGDFADAVHPQDSLQALQQMMANLQRYPL, translated from the coding sequence ATGAGCGAGCCGGTACGTCTGCAAGACCGTGTGGTGATCGTCACCGGAGCCGGTGGTGGCTTGGGCCGCGCCCATGCCCTGCTGTTCGCCGCGCGTGGCGCCAAGGTGGTGGTCAACGATCTTGGAGGCTCTACCCATGGGGAAGGTGCCAGTGCTTCGGCGGCCGACCGGGTTGTCGAGCAGATCCGCGCCGCGGGAGGCATGGCCGTGGCCAACCACGACTCCGTGAGTGACGGCGCACGCATCGTCGAACAGGCGCTGGACAGCTTTGGTCGGGTCGATGTGCTGGTCAACAATGCCGGCATCCTGCGCGACAAGACCTTCCACAAGATGGACGACAGTGACTGGGATCAGGTCTACCGGGTCCATGTCGAGGGCGCCTATAAGGTTACCCGGGCTGCCTGGCCCCATTTACGCGAGCAGAACTGGGGGCGGGTGATCTTCACCGCTTCGACCTCTGGTATTTATGGCAACTTCGGCCAGGCCAATTACGGCATGGCCAAGCTTGGGTTGTATGGCTTGACCCGCACCCTGGCCATCGAGGGGCGTAAGCACGGCGTGCTGGTCAATGCCATCGCGCCCACCGGTGGCACGCGCATGACCGAAGGGCTTATCCCGGCACAGGTGTTCGAGCGCCTCAAGCCTGAACTGGTCAGCCCCTTGGTGGTTTACCTGGGCAGCGAGCAGTGCCAGAGCAGCGGTGAGCTGTTCGAGGTGGGTGGAGGCTGGATAGGCAAGGTGCGCTGGGAGCGTAGCCTGGGTGTCGGCTTCGACCCGAGGGAAGGGTTCAGCCCTGAGCAGGTGGCCGACAGCTGGAACCAGATTGGTGATTTCGCTGACGCGGTACACCCGCAGGACAGCCTGCAGGCGTTGCAGCAGATGATGGCGAACCTGCAGCGCTATCCGCTGTAG